One Pyrenophora tritici-repentis strain M4 chromosome 5, whole genome shotgun sequence DNA window includes the following coding sequences:
- a CDS encoding APA2, ATP adenylyltransferase (5',5'''-P-1,P-4-tetraphosphate phosphorylase II), whose protein sequence is MDNVSETKLTNTFDELVSQAVILYGPYESVKLEAEGYPLEFRICPALATKPHTIDATNHAFNQSRQWGPGSDMFCPDERLIVTQLNNTHDLALNLFCVDRPQLLMLTLDSYKRQHEALDVDDLEVMLQVLRKFPGMYAIFNCGERGGCSRVHKHLQGLKGPPYAFDYLISALNDPEKKVPFQYFLHHFSEGFETTTAKDVLSIYTTLLTQCRSLMNFEEKDAPPHNVIMWADHLIIVPRRAGCTEGASANAGGMLGSVWVTGQAHIDEWLRIGCANVLRELGVPSQ, encoded by the exons ATGGACAACGTATCAGAAACAAAGCTGACCAACACGTTTGATGAGCTCGTGTCGCAAGCCGTCATTCTATACGGGCCTTACGAGTCTGTCAAATTGGAGGCTGAAGGCTACCCT CTTGAATTTCGCATCTGCCCAGCACTAGCCACCAAACCCCATACTATCGATGCCACAAATCATGCCTTTAATCAATCCCGACAATGGGGGCCAGGAAGCGACATGTTTTGCCCTGATGAGCGGCTTATCGTCACTCAACTCAACAATACCCACGATCTGGCACTAAACCTCTTTTGTGTTGACCGACCACAACTATTGATGCTGACTCTTGACTCGTACAAGCGCCAGCACGAAGCTCTTGATGTGGATGATCTGGAGGTCATGCTTCAAGTCCTACGCAAATTCCCGGGAATGTATGCCATCTTCAACTGTGGGGAGAGAGGCGGTTGTAGCAGGGTGCACAAGCATCTTCAAGGCTTGAAGGGACCACCGTATGCGTTCGATTATCTCATATCCGCCCTGAATGATCCCGAGAAGAAAGTGCCGTTCCAGTATTTCCTTCACCACTTCAGCGAGGGTTTCGAGACAACCACAGCAAAGGACGTCTTGTCTATATACACGACCTTGTTGACGCAGTGTCGGTCTCTTATGAATTTTGAAGAGAAGGATGCCCCTCCGCACAACGTCATTATGTGGGCAGATCATCTCATCATTGTTCCACGGCGGGCAGGCTGTACAGAGGGAGCGAGCGCGAACGCTGGCGGCATGCTAGGGAGTGTCTGGGTTACTGGCCAGGCCCATATAGACGAGTGGCTGAGGATTGGTTGCGCAAATGTGCTCAGGGAGTTGGGCGTACCTTCCCAGTAA
- a CDS encoding carboxypeptidase: protein MKTTILTSALLLSSTALGTVVPRAGKKVDYNGYKVLRVTSTNDMLAQIESLAAHVLNPGKSAEMDVVVAPENVDALTALVTESKTLNEDVGAALAEEGEMGIYAVPSESWFTAYHPYADHLQFLRDLQAGYTSQSEIVTVGTSVQGRVLTGIHIWGSGGKGSKPAVIIHGNVHAREWITSMTTEYFAWQLLTKYGSDATIKSLVDKFDFYITPIVNPDGFVYSQTTDRLWRKNRQTVSGNSCVGRDINRNWPYKWEVAGGASTNPCSETYKGVAAGDSPELRGVKAQVDALKASRGIRLYLDVHSYGQYILWPYGYDCSLRPENDAQHRSLASRAQSAISAVSGTPYTIGPSCSTLYATTGSSTDYTDVQGNATYSYTYELRDKGTYGFVLPANQIRPTVLETWAGVASMLKDA, encoded by the exons ATGAAGACCACTATTCTTACTTCGGCGctcctcctctcctccaCTGCCCTGGGCACCGTCGTGCCAAGAGCTGGCAAGAAGGTTGACTACAATGGCTACAAGGTCCTTCGCGTGACTAGCACCAACGATATGCTGGCTCAGATCGAGAGCCTGGCTGCACACGTCCTGAACCCCGGCAAGTCGGCCGAGATGGATGTTGTCGTCGCGCCCGAGAATGTCGACGCATTGACTGCATTGGTTACTGAAAGCAAGACGCTGAACGAGGATGTTGGCGCTGCCCTTGCGGAAGAAGGAGAGATGGGCATATATGCTG TTCCTAGCGAGTCGTGGTTCACTGCGTACCACCCATATGCTGATCATCTCCAATTCCTCCGAGACCTACAGGCCGGCTACACTAGCCAGTCTGAGATTGTCACCGTGGGTACCTCGGTTCAGGGACGGGTCTTGACTGGCATCCACATCTGGGGTAGCGGCGGCAAGGGCTCCAAGCCCGCTGTCATCATCCATGGAAACGTTCACGCGAGAGAGTGGATCACTTCCATGACTACCGA GTACTTCGCATGGCAACTTCTCACCAAGTACGGCAGCGATGCGACTATCAAGTCTCTCGTCGATAAATTCGACTTCTACATCACACCCATTGTCAACCCAGACGGCTTTGTCTACTCCCAGACTACCGACCGTCTCTGGCGCAAGAACCGACAGACTGTGAGTGGCAACTCATGTGTCGGTCGTGACATCAACC GTAACTGGCCATACAAGTGGGAAGTAGCTGGTGGTGCTTCTACCAACCCCTGCTCGGAGACATACAAGGGTGTCGCTGCAGGTGATTCACCCGAGCTCCGTGGGGTCAAGGCTCAAGTGGACGCGCTCAAGGCGTCGCGTGGTATTAGACTTTACCTCGATGTTCA CTCCTACGGCCAGTACATTCTCTGGCCATACGGCTACGACTGCAGCCTTCGCCCCGAGAACGACGCCCAGCACCGCTCACTCGCAAGCCGCGCTCAGTCCGCCATCAGCGCTGTCTCGGGCACTCCTTACACGATTGGCCCCAGCTGTTCGACGCTTTACGCCACTACTGGATCATCCACAGACTACACTGATGTCCAGGGTAACGCTACTTACTCATACACATATGAGCTTCGCGACAAGGGTACCTACGGCTTCGTGCTGCCTGCGAACCAGATCAGGCCGACTGTGTTGGAGACTTGGGCTGGTGTTGCTAGCATGCTCAAGGATGCTTAG